A genomic window from Peromyscus maniculatus bairdii isolate BWxNUB_F1_BW_parent chromosome 1, HU_Pman_BW_mat_3.1, whole genome shotgun sequence includes:
- the LOC102926273 gene encoding olfactory receptor 5B12-like, which yields MTFMENISEVTEFILVGLTDAPELQVPLFITFTLLYLITLIGNLGMIMLILLDSRLHTPMYYFLCNLSLVDFVYASAVTPKVMEGFLTEQKIISYNACAAQMFFLIAFATAESFLLASMAFDRHAAVCKPLHYSSSMTRTTCVLIVTFCYINGLLQSSIHVAFAFHLSFCHSNVINHFFCDIPPILALSCSDIHINEIIVFMFCTFDMVFALVVILSSYLLIFIAILRIRSVEGKKKAFSTCISHLTTVSLFYGPIIFMYLRPNSSHSMDKDKMASMFYTMITPVLNPLVYSLRNKEVKNAFKKVAGKMLSSWGLVN from the coding sequence ATGACTTTCatggaaaatatttcagaagTGACTGAATTTATTCTTGTGGGGTTAACAGATGCCCCAGAGCTTCAGGTCCCTTTATTTATCACTTTTACTCTCCTTTATTTGATCACACTGATTGGGAACCTCGGGATGATCATGTTGATTCTCCTAGACTCCCGACTGCACACTCCCATGTACTATTTCCTCTGTAACCTCTCCCTTGTGGACTTTGTTTATGCTTCAGCAGTCACTCCCAAAGTAATGGAAGGGTTTCTCACAGAACAGAAGATCATATCCTATAATGCATGTGCTGCCCAGATGTTCTTCTTGATAGCCTTTGCCACTGCTGAAAGTTTCCTTCTGGCCTCAATGGCTTTTGATCGTCATGCAGCAGTATGTAAGCCCCTACATTATTCAAGCTCCATGACAAGGACCACATGTGTCCTAATTGTTACCTTTTGCTACATCAATGGACTTCTGCAATCCTCCATCCATGTTGCTTTTGCTTTCCACCTCTCCTTCTGTCATTCCAATGTGATTAATCACTTTTTCTGTGACATTCCCCCAATACTTGCTCTGTCCTGTTCTGATATTCACATAAATGAGATTATAGTCTTTATGTTCTGCACATTTGATATGGTTTTTGCTCTTGTGGTTATCTTGAgttcttacttacttattttcattGCAATCTTGAGGATTCGTTCAgtagaaggcaaaaaaaaagctttctcaaCCTGTATATCACACCTCACCACTGTTTCTCTCTTCTATGGGCCAATCATCTTCATGTACTTACGGCCCAACTCCAGTCACTCTATGGACAAAGACAAAATGGCATCTATGTTCTACACCATGATCACTCCTGTGTTGAACCCTCTGGTCTATAGCTTGAGAAACAAAGAAGTCAAGAATGCATTCAAGAAGGTTGCTGGAAAAATGCTGTCTTCATGGGGCTTAGTCAACTAA
- the LOC102905023 gene encoding olfactory receptor 5B12-like — protein MTFMENVSEATEFILVGLTDAPELQIPLFIIFTLIYLITLVGNLGMIVLILLDSRLHTPMYFFLSNLSLVDCVYASAVTPKVMEGFLTGHKIISYNACAAQMFFFAAFATIESFILASMAFDRHAAVCKPLHYSTTMTSPMCVLMVTVSYMCGLLQSSIHVAFTFHLSFCHSNVINHFFCDIPPLLALSCSDIRINDIIIFILASFNVVFTLFIILNSYLLIFIAILRMHSAEGRKKAFSTCASHLTTVSIFFGTIIFMYLQPSSSHSMDTDKIASVFYTMVIPMLNPLVYSLRNKEVKSAFKKVVGNSKS, from the coding sequence ATGACTTTCATGGAGAACGTTTCAGAAGCAACTGAATTTATTCTTGTGGGGTTAACAGATGCCCCAGAGCTGCAGATCCCTCTATTTATCATTTTCACTCTCATTTATTTGATCACATTAGTTGGGAACCTTGGGATGATTGTGTTAATTCTGCTGGATTCCAGGCTCCATACTCCCATGTATTTTTTCCTCAGTAACCTGTCCCTGGTGGACTGTGTTTATGCCTCAGCAGTCACTCCCAAGGTAATGGAAGGGTTTCTCACAGGACATAAGATCATATCCTACAATGCATGTGCTGCccagatgtttttctttgctgcttttgCTACCATTGAAAGTTTCATCCTGGCCTCAATGGCCTTTGATCGTCATGCAGCAGTGTGCAAACCACTGCATTACTCTACCACCATGACAAGTCCCATGTGTGTTCTAATGGTAACTGTCTCCTATATGTGTGGACTTCTTCAATCCTCCATCCATGTTGCCTTCACTTTCCACCTCTCCTTCTGTCATTCTAACGTGATTAATCACTTTTTCTGTGACATACCTCCACTGCTGGCTCTTTCTTGTTCTGATATCCGTATAAATGACATCATAATTTTTATCTTGGCTTCATTTAATGTTGTTTTCACTCTGTTCATTATCTTGAACTCTTACCTGCTTATTTTCATCGCTATTCTGAGGATGCACTCAGCTGAGGGCAGGAAGAAGGCTTTCTCCACCTGTGCATCACACCTCACCACTGTGTCCATCTTTTTTGGAACAATCATCTTCATGTACTTGCAGCCTAGCTCCAGTCACTCCATGGACACTGACAAAATTGCCTCTGTGTTTTACACCATGGTTATCCCCATGCTGAACCCTCTAgtctacagcctgaggaacaaaGAGGTCAAGAGTGCATTCAAGAAGGTTGTGGGAAATTCAAAGTCATAA